Proteins from one Gossypium raimondii isolate GPD5lz chromosome 8, ASM2569854v1, whole genome shotgun sequence genomic window:
- the LOC105792117 gene encoding uncharacterized protein LOC105792117 isoform X2 — protein MAATTNTTTTPVDSISADELTAKAVHKRYEGLVMVRTKAIKGKGAWYWAHLEPMLVHNTDTGLPKAVKLRCSFCDAVFSASNPSRTASEHLKRGTCPNFNSLAKPISSVSPSPTTMTAATATTQSNRKRRSSSVTVTATGGVLVGSVPGCSYQATPLAIVDPSRYCGESDYSPSPGTTMTVSGGNSVQHQQQLVLSGGKEDFGALAMLEDSVKKLKSPKTSPGPTLSKSQIECAVNLLADWVYECCGSVSFSSLEHPKFRDFLNQVGLPPVSRRVLAGSRLDAKYEAVKTESEARIRDALFFQVSSDGWKVKRFASGEDSLVNLTVNLPNGTSLYRRAFFLSGSVPSKYAEEVLWETVTGICGNAVQQCAGIVADKFKGKALRNLENRHHWMVNLSCMFQGFNSLIKDFSKELPLFKTVTENSLKLANFVNKTSQIQSCFQKHQLHEFGSAGLLRMPLHDTESLDFGPVYTMLEDILNSARAFQLLLHDETFKMLSMEDPFARKIAEMIRDTGFWSELEAVHSLVKLIKEMAKVIETERPLVGQCLPLWDDLRTKVKDWCSRFHIAEGPVEKVIEKRFKKNYHPAWAAAYVLDPLYLIKDMSGRYLPPFKCLTLEQEKDVDKLITRLVSREEAHIALMELMKWRTEGLDEVYARAVQMKERDLVTGKMKIANPQSSRLVWETYLTKFKSLGKVAVRLIFLHSTSCGFKCNWSFLKWVGAHEQSRIGMDRAQKLIFIAAHLKLERRDFSNDEEKDAELFASANVEDDVLNEVLVETSSVLLTH, from the exons ATGGCTGCCACGACTAATACAACGACGACTCCAGTGGATTCAATCTCTGCCGACGAGTTAACAGCAAAGGCCGTCCACAAAAGGTACGAAGGTTTAGTCATGGTTCGAACCAAGGCTATAAAAGGCAAAGGAGCTTGGTATTGGGCTCATCTCGAGCCCATGCTCGTTCATAACACTGATACCGGACTCCCCAAAGCTGTAAAGCTCCGGTGTTCTTTTTGCGACGCCGTCTTCTCAGCTTCTAATCCTTCAAGAACGGCTTCAGAGCATCTAAAAAGGGGAACCTGTCCCAACTTTAACTCACTTGCTAAACCCATTTCATCTGTTTCTCCATCTCCAACAACGATGACAGCAGCCACCGCTACTACTCAAAGTAATAGAAAACGACGTTCTTCTTCTGTTACTGTAACTGCCACTGGCGGGGTCCTTGTTGGCTCGGTTCCGGGTTGTTCTTATCAAGCTACTCCGTTGGCTATTGTTGATCCATCAAGGTATTGCGGGGAGTCAGATTACTCGCCGTCTCCTGGGACGACTATGACGGTGAGTGGTGGCAATTCGGTACAACATCAGCAGCAATTGGTTTTGTCTGGAGGGAAAGAGGATTTTGGTGCCTTGGCTATGTTAGAAGATAGTGTGAAGAAGCTAAAAAGTCCTAAAACATCACCTGGACCAACTTTAAGCAAGTCCCAGATTGAATGCGCAGTTAATCTATTAGCTGATTGGGTTTACGAGTGTTGTGGGTCGGTTTCATTTTCGAGCCTTGAACATCCCAAGTTCAGAGACTTTCTTAACCAGGTTGGGTTGCCACCGGTTTCCAGGAGGGTGCTTGCTGGGAGTAGATTGGATGCTAAATATGAAGCAGTGAAAACTGAATCCGAAGCAAGGATTAGAGATGCTCTGTTCTTTCAGGTTTCATCCGATGGGTGGAAAGTCAAGAGGTTTGCTAGTGGGGAAGACAGCTTGGTGAATTTGACCGTGAATTTACCTAACGGGACTAGTTTGTATAGAAGAGCATTCTTTCTTAGTGGTTCCGTTCCTTCAAAATACGCCGAGGAGGTGCTGTGGGAGACGGTAACAGGAATTTGCGGCAACGCCGTCCAGCAGTGTGCTGGGATTGTTGCTGATAAGTTTAAGGGTAAAGCGTTGAGGAATTTGGAGAACCGGCATCATTGGATGGTTAATCTTTCTTGCATGTTTCAGGGTTTTAATAGTTTGATTAAGGACTTTAGCAAGGAGCTTCCTTTGTTCAAGACTGTGACCGAGAATTCCTTGAAGCTTGCAAATTTCGTAAATAAGACGAGTCAAATCCAAAGTTGCTTTCAAAAGCATCAGTTGCATGAGTTTGGGAGTGCTGGTTTATTACGAATGCCTTTGCATGATACTGAAAGCTTGGATTTTGGACCAGTGTATACAATGCTTGAAGATATATTAAACTCAGCTCGGGCATTTCAGTTGCTTTTGCATGACGAAACGTTTAAGATGTTATCCATGGAGGATCCATTTGCCAGGAAAATTGCAGAGATGATTCGAGATACGGGGTTTTGGAGTGAGTTAGAGGCGGTGCATTCATTGGTTAAGTTGATCAAAGAAATGGCTAAAGTGATTGAGACAGAAAGACCACTAGTTGGGCAGTGCCTACCACTATGGGATGATCTTAGAACCAAAGTGAAGGATTGGTGCTCAAGATTTCACATTGCAGAAGGTCCAGTAGAGAAAGTGATTGAAAAGCGGTTCAAGAAGAACTACCACCCGGCTTGGGCCGCTGCATATGTACTTGATCCTCTTTATTTGATCAAAGACATGAGTGGGAGGTACCTTCCCCCATTCAAATGCTTGACACTTGAGCAAGAGAAAGATGTTGATAAGCTGATAACTAGGCTTGTATCTAGGGAAGAGGCTCATATTGCTCTTATGGAACTTATGAAATGGAGAACAGAAGGTCTTGATGAGGTATATGCACGAGCAGTACAGATGAAGGAGAGAGATCTAGTGACAGGGAAGATGAAAATTGCTAATCCCCAAAGCAGTAGACTTGTTTGGGAAACTTATCTTACCAAGTTCAAGTCCCTAGGGAAAGTTGCGGTTAGGCTTATTTTCCTCCATTCAACTTCATGCGGATTCAAATGCAATTGGTCTTTCTTGAAATGGGTAGGTGCACATGAGCAGTCAAGGATAGGCATGGACAGGGCTCAAAAGTTGATATTTATAGCAGCACACTTGAAGCTCGAGAGGCGGGATTTTTCCAACGATGAAGAGAAGGATGCTGAGCTTTTCGCATCAGCAAATGTTGAGGATGATGTACTAAATGAGGTTCTTGTTGAAACATCCTCAGT TTTACTTACTCATTAG
- the LOC105792119 gene encoding SNARE-interacting protein KEULE isoform X2, translating into MLRSAKVKDSKSTWKVLIMDKLTVKVMSYSCKMGDITAEGVSLVEDIYRRRQPLPSMDAIYFIQPTKENVIMFLSDMAGRTPLYRKAFVYFSSPISRELVAHIKKDSTVLPRIGALSEMNLEYFAIDNQGFITDNGKALEDLFGDEENTRKADACLNVMANRIATVFASLREFPFVRYRAAKSLDPMTMTTFRDLIPTKLAAGIWNCLVKCKSIPNFPQQETCELLVLDRSIDQIAPVIHEWTYDAMCHDLLNMEGNKYVHEVPSKTGGPPEKKEVLLEEHDPIWLELRHAHIGDANLRLHEKMTNFVSKNKAAQHQHGSRDVGEISTRDLQKMVQALPQYSEQIEKLSLHVEIAGKINRIITEQGLKELGQLEQDLVFGDAGMKDVIKFLTTNEAVSHENKLRLMMILAAIYPEKFEGEKGLSLMKLAKLSSEDANAVNNMSLLAPLSESKKGSASSFSLKFDIHKKKRAARKDRCSEQETWQLSRFYPIIEELVEKLSLGELSKDDYPCMNDPSPSFHGSSPAAASIHEAPVAHSMRSRRTPTWARPRGSDDGYSSDSVLRHTSSDLKKRGKRIFVFIAGGATRSELRVCHKLTGKLNREVVLGSTSIDDPQQFITKLKQLTPSEISLDDLQI; encoded by the exons ATGCTTCGTTCTGCAAAAGTGAAGGACTCTAAATCTACTTGGAAG GTGCTAATCATGGACAAACTCACGGTTAAGGTAATGTCTTACTCTTGCAAGATGGGTGACATCACAGCAGAAGGAGTTTCAT TGGTAGAAGACATATACAGACGCAGGCAGCCATTGCCATCAATGGATGCTATATACTTCATTCAACCAACCAAAGAGAA TGTTATTATGTTCTTGTCAGACATGGCTGGAAGGACTCCCTTATACAGAAA GGCATTTGTTTACTTCAGTTCGCCTATCTCAAGAGAATTGGTTGCTCACATCAAGAAGGATTCAACTGTCTTGCCTCGCATAGGTGCATTGAGTgag ATGAACTTGGAGTACTTTGCAATTGACAACCAG GGTTTCATCACTGATAATGGTAAGGCTCTTGAAGACCTTTTTGGTGATGAGGAAAATACTCGCAAAGCtgatgcatgtttgaatgtgaTGGCTAACCGCATTGCTACAGTATTTGCTTCATTAAGG GAGTTTCCTTTTGTGCGCTACCGAGCTGCCAAGTCTCTCGATCCAATGACCATGACTACTTTCCGTGATCTAATTCCTACCAAGCTTGCAGCTGGAATCTGGAATTGTCTTGTAAAATGTAAATCAATTCCCAACTTTCCTCAGCAGGAAACATGCGAGTTGCTCGTCCTTGATCGATCTATAGATCAG ATTGCTCCTGTCATACATGAGTGGACTTATGATGCCATGTGCCATGATCTACTGAACATGGAGGGGAATAAATATGTACATGAG GTTCCAAGCAAAACAGGAGGCCCTCCTGAGAAAAAGGAGGTTCTTTTGGAGGAGCATGATCCAATATGGCTTGAGCTTCGACACGCACATATAGGAGAT GCTAATTTAAGGTTGCATGAGAAGATGACCAATTTTGTATCAAAGAATAAAGCTGCACAACATCAACATGGTTCAAG AGATGTTGGTGAAATTTCTACAAGGGATTTGCAAAAAATGGTTCAAGCATTGCCACAATACAGTGAACAAATTGAGAAGCTCTCCCTTCATGTAGAG ATTGCTGGAAAAATCAACAGAATCATCACAGAGCAAGGGCTAAAAGAACTTGGGCAACTGGAGCAAGATCTTGTTTTTGGTGATGCTGGAATGAAAGATGTAATTAAATTTCTTACTACAAATGAG GCAGTATCTCATGAAAATAAGTTGCGGTTGATGATGATTCTTGCAGCCATTTACCCTGAGAAGTTTGAGGGTGAAAAGGGTCTTAGTTTGATGAAG CTAGCAAAATTATCAAGCGAAGATGCAAATGCTGTGAATAATATGAGTTTGCTTGCACCATTATCAGAGTCCAAAAAAGGTTCAGCCAGTTCCTTTTCTTTGAAGTTTGATATTCACAAG AAGAAGCGTGCAGCTAGGAAAGACCGATGTAGCGAGCAAGAAACATGGCAATTATCACGCTTTTACCCTATAATAGAG gAGCTTGTCGAAAAACTTAGCTTGGGAGAACTATCGAAGGATGATTATCCTTGTATGAATGATCCTAGTCCAAGTTTCCATGGCTCATCTCCAGCTGCTGCATCCATACATGAAGCTCCAGTTGCTCATTCCATGAGATCAAGGAGGACGCCAACATGGGCTCGGCCTCGTGGTTCAGACGATGGGTATTCAAG TGATTCTGTACTAAGACATACATCGAGTGATTTGAAAAAGAGGGGCAAACGCATTTTTGTGTTTATAGCTGGTGGAGCTACAAGATCTGAG CTAAGAGTCTGTCACAAGCTCACCGGAAAGTTGAACAGGGAAGTTGTTTTAGGCTCAACCAGTATTGATGATCCTCAACAGTTCATCACG AAACTGAAGCAGTTGACTCCAAGTGAAATCTCATTGGATGATCTGCAGATATGA
- the LOC105792117 gene encoding uncharacterized protein LOC105792117 isoform X1 — translation MAATTNTTTTPVDSISADELTAKAVHKRYEGLVMVRTKAIKGKGAWYWAHLEPMLVHNTDTGLPKAVKLRCSFCDAVFSASNPSRTASEHLKRGTCPNFNSLAKPISSVSPSPTTMTAATATTQSNRKRRSSSVTVTATGGVLVGSVPGCSYQATPLAIVDPSRYCGESDYSPSPGTTMTVSGGNSVQHQQQLVLSGGKEDFGALAMLEDSVKKLKSPKTSPGPTLSKSQIECAVNLLADWVYECCGSVSFSSLEHPKFRDFLNQVGLPPVSRRVLAGSRLDAKYEAVKTESEARIRDALFFQVSSDGWKVKRFASGEDSLVNLTVNLPNGTSLYRRAFFLSGSVPSKYAEEVLWETVTGICGNAVQQCAGIVADKFKGKALRNLENRHHWMVNLSCMFQGFNSLIKDFSKELPLFKTVTENSLKLANFVNKTSQIQSCFQKHQLHEFGSAGLLRMPLHDTESLDFGPVYTMLEDILNSARAFQLLLHDETFKMLSMEDPFARKIAEMIRDTGFWSELEAVHSLVKLIKEMAKVIETERPLVGQCLPLWDDLRTKVKDWCSRFHIAEGPVEKVIEKRFKKNYHPAWAAAYVLDPLYLIKDMSGRYLPPFKCLTLEQEKDVDKLITRLVSREEAHIALMELMKWRTEGLDEVYARAVQMKERDLVTGKMKIANPQSSRLVWETYLTKFKSLGKVAVRLIFLHSTSCGFKCNWSFLKWVGAHEQSRIGMDRAQKLIFIAAHLKLERRDFSNDEEKDAELFASANVEDDVLNEVLVETSSVWSFLRPSRGTFRKLKLELKFQV, via the exons ATGGCTGCCACGACTAATACAACGACGACTCCAGTGGATTCAATCTCTGCCGACGAGTTAACAGCAAAGGCCGTCCACAAAAGGTACGAAGGTTTAGTCATGGTTCGAACCAAGGCTATAAAAGGCAAAGGAGCTTGGTATTGGGCTCATCTCGAGCCCATGCTCGTTCATAACACTGATACCGGACTCCCCAAAGCTGTAAAGCTCCGGTGTTCTTTTTGCGACGCCGTCTTCTCAGCTTCTAATCCTTCAAGAACGGCTTCAGAGCATCTAAAAAGGGGAACCTGTCCCAACTTTAACTCACTTGCTAAACCCATTTCATCTGTTTCTCCATCTCCAACAACGATGACAGCAGCCACCGCTACTACTCAAAGTAATAGAAAACGACGTTCTTCTTCTGTTACTGTAACTGCCACTGGCGGGGTCCTTGTTGGCTCGGTTCCGGGTTGTTCTTATCAAGCTACTCCGTTGGCTATTGTTGATCCATCAAGGTATTGCGGGGAGTCAGATTACTCGCCGTCTCCTGGGACGACTATGACGGTGAGTGGTGGCAATTCGGTACAACATCAGCAGCAATTGGTTTTGTCTGGAGGGAAAGAGGATTTTGGTGCCTTGGCTATGTTAGAAGATAGTGTGAAGAAGCTAAAAAGTCCTAAAACATCACCTGGACCAACTTTAAGCAAGTCCCAGATTGAATGCGCAGTTAATCTATTAGCTGATTGGGTTTACGAGTGTTGTGGGTCGGTTTCATTTTCGAGCCTTGAACATCCCAAGTTCAGAGACTTTCTTAACCAGGTTGGGTTGCCACCGGTTTCCAGGAGGGTGCTTGCTGGGAGTAGATTGGATGCTAAATATGAAGCAGTGAAAACTGAATCCGAAGCAAGGATTAGAGATGCTCTGTTCTTTCAGGTTTCATCCGATGGGTGGAAAGTCAAGAGGTTTGCTAGTGGGGAAGACAGCTTGGTGAATTTGACCGTGAATTTACCTAACGGGACTAGTTTGTATAGAAGAGCATTCTTTCTTAGTGGTTCCGTTCCTTCAAAATACGCCGAGGAGGTGCTGTGGGAGACGGTAACAGGAATTTGCGGCAACGCCGTCCAGCAGTGTGCTGGGATTGTTGCTGATAAGTTTAAGGGTAAAGCGTTGAGGAATTTGGAGAACCGGCATCATTGGATGGTTAATCTTTCTTGCATGTTTCAGGGTTTTAATAGTTTGATTAAGGACTTTAGCAAGGAGCTTCCTTTGTTCAAGACTGTGACCGAGAATTCCTTGAAGCTTGCAAATTTCGTAAATAAGACGAGTCAAATCCAAAGTTGCTTTCAAAAGCATCAGTTGCATGAGTTTGGGAGTGCTGGTTTATTACGAATGCCTTTGCATGATACTGAAAGCTTGGATTTTGGACCAGTGTATACAATGCTTGAAGATATATTAAACTCAGCTCGGGCATTTCAGTTGCTTTTGCATGACGAAACGTTTAAGATGTTATCCATGGAGGATCCATTTGCCAGGAAAATTGCAGAGATGATTCGAGATACGGGGTTTTGGAGTGAGTTAGAGGCGGTGCATTCATTGGTTAAGTTGATCAAAGAAATGGCTAAAGTGATTGAGACAGAAAGACCACTAGTTGGGCAGTGCCTACCACTATGGGATGATCTTAGAACCAAAGTGAAGGATTGGTGCTCAAGATTTCACATTGCAGAAGGTCCAGTAGAGAAAGTGATTGAAAAGCGGTTCAAGAAGAACTACCACCCGGCTTGGGCCGCTGCATATGTACTTGATCCTCTTTATTTGATCAAAGACATGAGTGGGAGGTACCTTCCCCCATTCAAATGCTTGACACTTGAGCAAGAGAAAGATGTTGATAAGCTGATAACTAGGCTTGTATCTAGGGAAGAGGCTCATATTGCTCTTATGGAACTTATGAAATGGAGAACAGAAGGTCTTGATGAGGTATATGCACGAGCAGTACAGATGAAGGAGAGAGATCTAGTGACAGGGAAGATGAAAATTGCTAATCCCCAAAGCAGTAGACTTGTTTGGGAAACTTATCTTACCAAGTTCAAGTCCCTAGGGAAAGTTGCGGTTAGGCTTATTTTCCTCCATTCAACTTCATGCGGATTCAAATGCAATTGGTCTTTCTTGAAATGGGTAGGTGCACATGAGCAGTCAAGGATAGGCATGGACAGGGCTCAAAAGTTGATATTTATAGCAGCACACTTGAAGCTCGAGAGGCGGGATTTTTCCAACGATGAAGAGAAGGATGCTGAGCTTTTCGCATCAGCAAATGTTGAGGATGATGTACTAAATGAGGTTCTTGTTGAAACATCCTCAGT GTGGTCTTTCTTACGCCCATCTCGAGGGACTTTCCGCAAACTGAAGCTGGAACTAAAATTCCAAGTTTAG
- the LOC105792117 gene encoding uncharacterized protein LOC105792117 isoform X3: protein MAATTNTTTTPVDSISADELTAKAVHKRYEGLVMVRTKAIKGKGAWYWAHLEPMLVHNTDTGLPKAVKLRCSFCDAVFSASNPSRTASEHLKRGTCPNFNSLAKPISSVSPSPTTMTAATATTQSNRKRRSSSVTVTATGGVLVGSVPGCSYQATPLAIVDPSRYCGESDYSPSPGTTMTVSGGNSVQHQQQLVLSGGKEDFGALAMLEDSVKKLKSPKTSPGPTLSKSQIECAVNLLADWVYECCGSVSFSSLEHPKFRDFLNQVGLPPVSRRVLAGSRLDAKYEAVKTESEARIRDALFFQVSSDGWKVKRFASGEDSLVNLTVNLPNGTSLYRRAFFLSGSVPSKYAEEVLWETVTGICGNAVQQCAGIVADKFKGKALRNLENRHHWMVNLSCMFQGFNSLIKDFSKELPLFKTVTENSLKLANFVNKTSQIQSCFQKHQLHEFGSAGLLRMPLHDTESLDFGPVYTMLEDILNSARAFQLLLHDETFKMLSMEDPFARKIAEMIRDTGFWSELEAVHSLVKLIKEMAKVIETERPLVGQCLPLWDDLRTKVKDWCSRFHIAEGPVEKVIEKRFKKNYHPAWAAAYVLDPLYLIKDMSGRYLPPFKCLTLEQEKDVDKLITRLVSREEAHIALMELMKWRTEGLDEVYARAVQMKERDLVTGKMKIANPQSSRLVWETYLTKFKSLGKVAVRLIFLHSTSCGFKCNWSFLKWVGAHEQSRIGMDRAQKLIFIAAHLKLERRDFSNDEEKDAELFASANVEDDVLNEVLVETSSV, encoded by the coding sequence ATGGCTGCCACGACTAATACAACGACGACTCCAGTGGATTCAATCTCTGCCGACGAGTTAACAGCAAAGGCCGTCCACAAAAGGTACGAAGGTTTAGTCATGGTTCGAACCAAGGCTATAAAAGGCAAAGGAGCTTGGTATTGGGCTCATCTCGAGCCCATGCTCGTTCATAACACTGATACCGGACTCCCCAAAGCTGTAAAGCTCCGGTGTTCTTTTTGCGACGCCGTCTTCTCAGCTTCTAATCCTTCAAGAACGGCTTCAGAGCATCTAAAAAGGGGAACCTGTCCCAACTTTAACTCACTTGCTAAACCCATTTCATCTGTTTCTCCATCTCCAACAACGATGACAGCAGCCACCGCTACTACTCAAAGTAATAGAAAACGACGTTCTTCTTCTGTTACTGTAACTGCCACTGGCGGGGTCCTTGTTGGCTCGGTTCCGGGTTGTTCTTATCAAGCTACTCCGTTGGCTATTGTTGATCCATCAAGGTATTGCGGGGAGTCAGATTACTCGCCGTCTCCTGGGACGACTATGACGGTGAGTGGTGGCAATTCGGTACAACATCAGCAGCAATTGGTTTTGTCTGGAGGGAAAGAGGATTTTGGTGCCTTGGCTATGTTAGAAGATAGTGTGAAGAAGCTAAAAAGTCCTAAAACATCACCTGGACCAACTTTAAGCAAGTCCCAGATTGAATGCGCAGTTAATCTATTAGCTGATTGGGTTTACGAGTGTTGTGGGTCGGTTTCATTTTCGAGCCTTGAACATCCCAAGTTCAGAGACTTTCTTAACCAGGTTGGGTTGCCACCGGTTTCCAGGAGGGTGCTTGCTGGGAGTAGATTGGATGCTAAATATGAAGCAGTGAAAACTGAATCCGAAGCAAGGATTAGAGATGCTCTGTTCTTTCAGGTTTCATCCGATGGGTGGAAAGTCAAGAGGTTTGCTAGTGGGGAAGACAGCTTGGTGAATTTGACCGTGAATTTACCTAACGGGACTAGTTTGTATAGAAGAGCATTCTTTCTTAGTGGTTCCGTTCCTTCAAAATACGCCGAGGAGGTGCTGTGGGAGACGGTAACAGGAATTTGCGGCAACGCCGTCCAGCAGTGTGCTGGGATTGTTGCTGATAAGTTTAAGGGTAAAGCGTTGAGGAATTTGGAGAACCGGCATCATTGGATGGTTAATCTTTCTTGCATGTTTCAGGGTTTTAATAGTTTGATTAAGGACTTTAGCAAGGAGCTTCCTTTGTTCAAGACTGTGACCGAGAATTCCTTGAAGCTTGCAAATTTCGTAAATAAGACGAGTCAAATCCAAAGTTGCTTTCAAAAGCATCAGTTGCATGAGTTTGGGAGTGCTGGTTTATTACGAATGCCTTTGCATGATACTGAAAGCTTGGATTTTGGACCAGTGTATACAATGCTTGAAGATATATTAAACTCAGCTCGGGCATTTCAGTTGCTTTTGCATGACGAAACGTTTAAGATGTTATCCATGGAGGATCCATTTGCCAGGAAAATTGCAGAGATGATTCGAGATACGGGGTTTTGGAGTGAGTTAGAGGCGGTGCATTCATTGGTTAAGTTGATCAAAGAAATGGCTAAAGTGATTGAGACAGAAAGACCACTAGTTGGGCAGTGCCTACCACTATGGGATGATCTTAGAACCAAAGTGAAGGATTGGTGCTCAAGATTTCACATTGCAGAAGGTCCAGTAGAGAAAGTGATTGAAAAGCGGTTCAAGAAGAACTACCACCCGGCTTGGGCCGCTGCATATGTACTTGATCCTCTTTATTTGATCAAAGACATGAGTGGGAGGTACCTTCCCCCATTCAAATGCTTGACACTTGAGCAAGAGAAAGATGTTGATAAGCTGATAACTAGGCTTGTATCTAGGGAAGAGGCTCATATTGCTCTTATGGAACTTATGAAATGGAGAACAGAAGGTCTTGATGAGGTATATGCACGAGCAGTACAGATGAAGGAGAGAGATCTAGTGACAGGGAAGATGAAAATTGCTAATCCCCAAAGCAGTAGACTTGTTTGGGAAACTTATCTTACCAAGTTCAAGTCCCTAGGGAAAGTTGCGGTTAGGCTTATTTTCCTCCATTCAACTTCATGCGGATTCAAATGCAATTGGTCTTTCTTGAAATGGGTAGGTGCACATGAGCAGTCAAGGATAGGCATGGACAGGGCTCAAAAGTTGATATTTATAGCAGCACACTTGAAGCTCGAGAGGCGGGATTTTTCCAACGATGAAGAGAAGGATGCTGAGCTTTTCGCATCAGCAAATGTTGAGGATGATGTACTAAATGAGGTTCTTGTTGAAACATCCTCAGTGTAA
- the LOC105792119 gene encoding SNARE-interacting protein KEULE isoform X1 — MSYSDSDSSSGAGDHHYKNFKQISRERLLHEMLRSAKVKDSKSTWKVLIMDKLTVKVMSYSCKMGDITAEGVSLVEDIYRRRQPLPSMDAIYFIQPTKENVIMFLSDMAGRTPLYRKAFVYFSSPISRELVAHIKKDSTVLPRIGALSEMNLEYFAIDNQGFITDNGKALEDLFGDEENTRKADACLNVMANRIATVFASLREFPFVRYRAAKSLDPMTMTTFRDLIPTKLAAGIWNCLVKCKSIPNFPQQETCELLVLDRSIDQIAPVIHEWTYDAMCHDLLNMEGNKYVHEVPSKTGGPPEKKEVLLEEHDPIWLELRHAHIGDANLRLHEKMTNFVSKNKAAQHQHGSRDVGEISTRDLQKMVQALPQYSEQIEKLSLHVEIAGKINRIITEQGLKELGQLEQDLVFGDAGMKDVIKFLTTNEAVSHENKLRLMMILAAIYPEKFEGEKGLSLMKLAKLSSEDANAVNNMSLLAPLSESKKGSASSFSLKFDIHKKKRAARKDRCSEQETWQLSRFYPIIEELVEKLSLGELSKDDYPCMNDPSPSFHGSSPAAASIHEAPVAHSMRSRRTPTWARPRGSDDGYSSDSVLRHTSSDLKKRGKRIFVFIAGGATRSELRVCHKLTGKLNREVVLGSTSIDDPQQFITKLKQLTPSEISLDDLQI; from the exons ATGTCGTATTCGGATTCCGACTCTTCTTCCGGCGCTGGTGACCACCACTACAAGAATTTCAAGCAAATCAGCCGTGAAA GGTTATTACACGAAATGCTTCGTTCTGCAAAAGTGAAGGACTCTAAATCTACTTGGAAG GTGCTAATCATGGACAAACTCACGGTTAAGGTAATGTCTTACTCTTGCAAGATGGGTGACATCACAGCAGAAGGAGTTTCAT TGGTAGAAGACATATACAGACGCAGGCAGCCATTGCCATCAATGGATGCTATATACTTCATTCAACCAACCAAAGAGAA TGTTATTATGTTCTTGTCAGACATGGCTGGAAGGACTCCCTTATACAGAAA GGCATTTGTTTACTTCAGTTCGCCTATCTCAAGAGAATTGGTTGCTCACATCAAGAAGGATTCAACTGTCTTGCCTCGCATAGGTGCATTGAGTgag ATGAACTTGGAGTACTTTGCAATTGACAACCAG GGTTTCATCACTGATAATGGTAAGGCTCTTGAAGACCTTTTTGGTGATGAGGAAAATACTCGCAAAGCtgatgcatgtttgaatgtgaTGGCTAACCGCATTGCTACAGTATTTGCTTCATTAAGG GAGTTTCCTTTTGTGCGCTACCGAGCTGCCAAGTCTCTCGATCCAATGACCATGACTACTTTCCGTGATCTAATTCCTACCAAGCTTGCAGCTGGAATCTGGAATTGTCTTGTAAAATGTAAATCAATTCCCAACTTTCCTCAGCAGGAAACATGCGAGTTGCTCGTCCTTGATCGATCTATAGATCAG ATTGCTCCTGTCATACATGAGTGGACTTATGATGCCATGTGCCATGATCTACTGAACATGGAGGGGAATAAATATGTACATGAG GTTCCAAGCAAAACAGGAGGCCCTCCTGAGAAAAAGGAGGTTCTTTTGGAGGAGCATGATCCAATATGGCTTGAGCTTCGACACGCACATATAGGAGAT GCTAATTTAAGGTTGCATGAGAAGATGACCAATTTTGTATCAAAGAATAAAGCTGCACAACATCAACATGGTTCAAG AGATGTTGGTGAAATTTCTACAAGGGATTTGCAAAAAATGGTTCAAGCATTGCCACAATACAGTGAACAAATTGAGAAGCTCTCCCTTCATGTAGAG ATTGCTGGAAAAATCAACAGAATCATCACAGAGCAAGGGCTAAAAGAACTTGGGCAACTGGAGCAAGATCTTGTTTTTGGTGATGCTGGAATGAAAGATGTAATTAAATTTCTTACTACAAATGAG GCAGTATCTCATGAAAATAAGTTGCGGTTGATGATGATTCTTGCAGCCATTTACCCTGAGAAGTTTGAGGGTGAAAAGGGTCTTAGTTTGATGAAG CTAGCAAAATTATCAAGCGAAGATGCAAATGCTGTGAATAATATGAGTTTGCTTGCACCATTATCAGAGTCCAAAAAAGGTTCAGCCAGTTCCTTTTCTTTGAAGTTTGATATTCACAAG AAGAAGCGTGCAGCTAGGAAAGACCGATGTAGCGAGCAAGAAACATGGCAATTATCACGCTTTTACCCTATAATAGAG gAGCTTGTCGAAAAACTTAGCTTGGGAGAACTATCGAAGGATGATTATCCTTGTATGAATGATCCTAGTCCAAGTTTCCATGGCTCATCTCCAGCTGCTGCATCCATACATGAAGCTCCAGTTGCTCATTCCATGAGATCAAGGAGGACGCCAACATGGGCTCGGCCTCGTGGTTCAGACGATGGGTATTCAAG TGATTCTGTACTAAGACATACATCGAGTGATTTGAAAAAGAGGGGCAAACGCATTTTTGTGTTTATAGCTGGTGGAGCTACAAGATCTGAG CTAAGAGTCTGTCACAAGCTCACCGGAAAGTTGAACAGGGAAGTTGTTTTAGGCTCAACCAGTATTGATGATCCTCAACAGTTCATCACG AAACTGAAGCAGTTGACTCCAAGTGAAATCTCATTGGATGATCTGCAGATATGA